A single genomic interval of Salvelinus namaycush isolate Seneca chromosome 41, SaNama_1.0, whole genome shotgun sequence harbors:
- the mettl2a gene encoding tRNA N(3)-methylcytidine methyltransferase METTL2: MAAPVTVGGIVEQNITETEQILPESTSGELKRPQFGTRFLTDPRQVFQHNAWDNVEWTEEQEAAAKKKVQENSQPLPQEKQEEFECRANEFWNEFYTIHENRFFKDRHWLFTEFPELAPQCRLNRDSCIGDLRAEDSEPHGLEQSQGQSSEVTPLAPVDGDFPGSSAMYRILEVGCGVGNTVFPILKTNNDPGLFVYCCDFSSTAVELVKANSEYDPGRCYAFVHDLGDEGAIYPVPDASLGVIVLIFVLSALHPDKMQASISRLARLLKPGGVLLLRDYGRYDMAQLRFKKGRCLSDNFYVRGDGTRVYFFTQDELHDYFSEAGLEKVQNMVDRRLQVNRGKQLTMYRVWIQCKYRKPHTQPPETQE; the protein is encoded by the exons ATGGCAGCGCCCGTTACTGTGGGAGGGATAGTGGAGCAAAACATCACTGAAACGGAACAAATATTACCAGAATCCACATCTGGAGAACTGAAAAGACCTCAGTTCGGGACCCGTTTCCTGACAGACCCACGTCAAGTTTTTCAACATAACGCATG GGACAATGTGGAGTGGACAGAGGAGCAAGAGGCAGCTGCCAAGAAGAAGGTCCAAGAAAACAGTCAGCCCCTCCCTCAAGAGAAGCAAG AGGAATTTGAGTGCCGGGCGAACGAGTTCTGGAATGAATTCTACACCATCCATGAGAATCGCTTCTTCAAAGACCGCCACTGGCTCTTCACAGAGTTCCCCGAGCTGGCCCCACAGTGTCGCCTCAACCGGGACTCCTGTATTGGGGACCTTAGAGCTGAGGACAGTGAACCACATGGTCTCGAACAGAGTCAGGGTCAAAGCAGTGAAGTCACCCCTCTGGCCCCTGTAGATGGTGACTTCCCTGGATCCAGTGCCATGTATCGCATACTGGAG GTTGGCTGTGGTGTTGGCAACACTGTCTTTCCCATTCTGAAGACCAACAA TGACCCTGGACTCTTTGTCTACTGCTGTGATTTCTCCAGCACCGCTGTAGAGCTGGTCAAG GCTAATTCAGAGTATGACCCCGGGCGCTGCTATGCCTTTGTTCATGACCTGGGTGATGAGGGAGCTATTTACCCTGTCCCAGACGCCAGCCTGGGTGTTATAGTGCTCATCTTCGTGCTCTCAGCCCTGCATCCTGACAA GATGCAGGCCTCCATCAGCAGACTGGCTCGGCTGCTGAAGCCTGGAGGAGTGCTGCTGCTCAGGGACTATGGGCGCTATGACATGGCACAGCTACGCTTCAAGAAAG GAAGGTGTTTGTCAGATAACTTTTATGTCCGGGGTGATGGAACACGAGTCTATTTCTTCACTCAAG ATGAGCTACATGACTACTTCAGTGAAGCGGGTCTGGAGAAGGTCCAGAACATGGTGGACCGGCGGCTGCAGGTGAACAGAGGCAAGCAGCTGACCATGTACCGTGTCTGGATCCAATGCAAGTACCGCAAGCCTCATACCCAACCGCCAGAGACACAGGAGTGA